The segment CAGACTTTCTTTTGGAATTAGAGGTAAAAATTATAATAACAGGACATTGTACAGGGATTAATGGGTTTCTTATTTTAAAAAATATTTTAAAAGACAAAGTATTGTTTTCAAAGGTTGGTCTTAAGTTAAAGATTATTTAGTATCTAAAGTGATGCAGTTTTTTCCTGATTTCTTAGATTCATAAAGCATTTTATCTACACGTCTTAAAAGTGAATCGTAAGTCTCATTTAATTTTTTGAATGCTACTCCGAAACTTGCTGTAATTTTACTGTTTTCAAGTGGTTTGTCCCATTTGGTGTTTTCTATTGCATTTCTAATCCTCTCAGCAAGTGACATAATTGTTTTTTCTGTTTCATTGATTGTCATTATTAAAAACTCTTCACCACCAAATCGTGTGACAACATCCCCCTCTCTGGTATATTTTCGCAATATGTCACCAATCTTTTTTAATACAATATCCCCTATATCGTGTCCGAATGTATCGTTAACATATTTAAAATCATCTATATCCAGCATAACAAACGATACACTATCTATCTTTTTCCTATCATGAAGGGCAAAAATACGTTTTATAGTTTCAGATAAGTAATGTCTGCTATGACATCCTGTCAGGTGGTCGAATGTTGACAGCTTATAATACCTATCTTTTTCTTTTTCCAAGTTTATTCTTATAAACTCTCTTTCAAGTGCAACCTCAAAAAGCTTAGCTGTTTTTATAAGAATACTTTTAACTTCATCAGTAAGTTCAGAAGTTTCTGTTAAATTTATCTTTATAAAACCTACCAATGACTCTGATGAGTCAAAAATAGAAATGAAGAGTTGATCATTATTTATGAAGATTTCATCCGGTTTGTTAGATTTATTACTATTTCCTAACATTGCCAACAATTCATCAATATCCGTAATTTCATCCCATACTAATCTGTTGGCACTAAAGGAGAAATGTTTGTCATTAAAGTATACATAATATGTAATTTCATTAACATTTAGAA is part of the Deferrivibrio essentukiensis genome and harbors:
- a CDS encoding GGDEF domain-containing protein translates to EYDIEMIAPQHGSIIKKNLIKPIIASLKNLDCGLFLLTQTNSEIEKLRKLNIYLSRLLQSMATYKTFSELVKFISYEINNLLNVNEITYYVYFNDKHFSFSANRLVWDEITDIDELLAMLGNSNKSNKPDEIFINNDQLFISIFDSSESLVGFIKINLTETSELTDEVKSILIKTAKLFEVALEREFIRINLEKEKDRYYKLSTFDHLTGCHSRHYLSETIKRIFALHDRKKIDSVSFVMLDIDDFKYVNDTFGHDIGDIVLKKIGDILRKYTREGDVVTRFGGEEFLIMTINETEKTIMSLAERIRNAIENTKWDKPLENSKITASFGVAFKKLNETYDSLLRRVDKMLYESKKSGKNCITLDTK